The Stigmatella aurantiaca DW4/3-1 genome contains the following window.
TCCAGCCCGTGACGGCGCCGGAGCCAATCTCCGCCGTCACTTCGGCCCCGCCGTGGTTCTTGGCGTACAGACGCACCGCCGCCTGGCCACCGCTGGAGCGGGCCCAGACGCTGGCGCGGTAGGCGCCGTTGGCCACGGCCACCGACTGGCCGGTCAGCTGCTGGTAGGCCGCGGACGCGTAGTGGGTGAGCTTGTAGCTGCCCGCGTACACCGTGTCCGTGTCGACCTTGTGCGCCAGCGCGGCGTTGTGCCACTCGGAGTTCCAGCTCGACAGGTTGCCATTCTCGAAGCCCGCGTTGGCGAGCAGGTTGCCCGTCACCGGGGGCGTGCCCCCTTGCGCCTTCTGGTAGATGGCGGTCAGCAGCGAGGCGCTGCCGGTGGCGTCATCCGAGATGTCCCAGATCATCACGCCGCCGCCCCGCTGCATGGCGAGCGTGGTCTTCGACTGGATGGTGGCGATGCCGTTGTAATAGACGTTGCCGACGTTGTCCTTGTAGGGCGCCTGCGAGTCCCGGGCGACCAGGGAGCGATAGCCCTCGTAGGTCGAGGGCGAGCGGCCGTAGAACGGAACGCCCAGCACGGCCTTCTCCTTGGGGAGGCCGCGGCCGAGCCAGTAGTCCAGGGACTGGACGGCGTAGTTGTACGTCGAGTGCGGCTGGCCGCCGTCGTAGGCCATGATGTTCAGGAAGTCCACGTCGGCGAAGGTCGCCGTGGGGATGCCGCCGCCCGTGTAGCCATTGGCGACCACGGCCGCGGTGAGCAGCTTGCCGCGGCTGTGCATCGCCGAGGACAGC
Protein-coding sequences here:
- a CDS encoding glycosyl hydrolase family 18 protein is translated as MARFVTPFRHLAFGAACLSALAACSGPMDAAEEAPIATHEQPALATKVVGYFPSWNGDVNAIQYDKLSHINYAFIVPNAQGGLTGPGSGDSRLRSLVTAAHARGVKVSIAVGGWNDGNDSGFEQLAANAGTRTAFVNNLVNYVNQAGLDGVDIDWEYPDPGTSANNFAALMRELSSAMHSRGKLLTAAVVANGYTGGGIPTATFADVDFLNIMAYDGGQPHSTYNYAVQSLDYWLGRGLPKEKAVLGVPFYGRSPSTYEGYRSLVARDSQAPYKDNVGNVYYNGIATIQSKTTLAMQRGGGVMIWDISDDATGSASLLTAIYQKAQGGTPPVTGNLLANAGFENGNLSSWNSEWHNAALAHKVDTDTVYAGSYKLTHYASAAYQQLTGQSVAVANGAYRASVWARSSGGQAAVRLYAKNHGGAEVTAEIGSGAVTGWTKYTISNIQVTTGTIEVGVYSNANAQNWAAFDQFELVKQ